Proteins from one Panicum virgatum strain AP13 chromosome 7K, P.virgatum_v5, whole genome shotgun sequence genomic window:
- the LOC120642244 gene encoding 7-deoxyloganetin glucosyltransferase-like translates to MGSIAADAGKPHAVLVPFAAQGHVTPMLKLGKVLHCWGFHVTFVNTEYNHRRLLRSRGAGALDGLPGFRFATIPDGLPPSDADVTQDVASLCRSTAETCLPHFRSLLAELNASTDAPPVTCVVGDDVMSFTLEAAREIGVPCALLWTSSTCGYTGYRYYRTLIEEDVFPLKEEQLTNGFLDTPVESAPGLSKHIRFKDLPSFIRSTDPDEFMVHFALKVTEQIAAADASVLNTLYELEQEAVDGMRAMIPPAASIHAVGPLALLAEQIVPHGGQLEALGSNLWKEDGSCLAWLEGRRPGSVVFVNYGSITVMTNAELVEFAWGLANSGHDFLWIIRPDLVSGDAAVLPPEFLEAVEGRGLLATWCPQEAVLRHEAVGVFLTHSGWNSTLESLCAGVPMLCWPFIADQQTNCRYKCAEWGVAMEIGHDVRREAVEGKIREAMDGEKGKEMRRRAAEWREAAVRATRPGGGSYASLEKLVNDVLLSGGKSS, encoded by the exons ATGGGCTccatcgccgccgacgccggcaaGCCGCACGCCGTGCTGGTGCCGTTCGCGGCGCAGGGCCACGTCACGCCAATGCTGAAGCTGGGCAAGGTCCTCCACTGCTGGGGCTTCCATGTCACCTTCGTGAACACGGAGTAcaaccaccgccgcctcctccgctcccgcggcgccggcgcgctcgACGGCCTCCCGGGCTTCCGCTTCGCCACCATCCCGGACGGCCTGCCGCCGTCCGACGCGGACGTCACCCAGGACGTGGCCTCGCTCTGCCGTTCCACGGCGGAGACCTGCCTCCCGCACTTCAGGAGCCTCCTCGCCGAGCTCAACGCCTCCACGGACGCGCCGCCGGTCACCTGCGTCGTCGGCGACGACGTCATGAGCTTCACCCTGGAAGCCGCCAGGGAGATCGGCGTGCCGTGCGCGCTGCTCTGGACGTCCAGCACCTGCGGCTACACGGGCTACCGCTACTACCGCACCCTCATCGAAGAGGACGTCTTCCCTCTCAAAG AGGAGCAGCTGACGAATGGGTTCTTGGACACGCCGGTGGAGAGCGCGCCCGGGTTGAGCAAGCACATCCGGTTCAAGGACCTCCCAAGCTTCATCCGTTCGACGGACCCCGACGAGTTCATGGTCCATTTCGCCCTCAAGGTGACGGAGCAGATAGCCGCCGCGGACGCCTCCGTCCTCAACACCTTGTACGAGCTCGAGCAGGAGGCGGTCGACGGCATGCGCGCCATGATCCCGCCTGCCGCGTCCATCCACGCCGTCGGCCCGCTCGCCCTGCTCGCCGAGCAGATCGTGCCCCATGGAGGCCAGCTCGAAGCGCTGGGCTCCAACCTCTGGAAGGAGGACGGCTCCTGCCTCGCCTGGCTGGAGGGCCGGAGGCCCGGGTCCGTGGTGTTCGTCAACTACGGCAGCATCACGGTGATGACCAacgcggagctggtggagttcGCGTGGGGGTTGGCCAACAGCGGCCACGACTTCCTGTGGATCATCCGGCCGGACCTCGTGAGCGGCGACGCTGCCGTGCTGCCGCCGGAGTTCCTGGAGGCGGTAGAGGGGCGCGGCCTGCTGGCGACCTGGTGCCCGCAGGAGGCGGTGCTGCGGCACGAGGCGGTGGGCGTGTTCCTGACGCACTCCGGGTGGAACTCGACGCTGGAGAGCCTCTGCGCCGGGGTGCCGATGCTGTGCTGGCCCTTCATCGCGGACCAGCAGACCAACTGCCGGTACAAGTGCGCCGAGTGGGGCGTGGCCATGGAGATCGGCCACGACGTGCGGCGGGAGGCCGTGGAGGGGAAGATACGGGAGGCCATGGACGGGGAGAAAGGGAAGGAGAtgcggcgccgcgcggcggaGTGGCGGGAGGCGGCCGTGCGCGCGACGCGGCCCGGCGGGGGCTCGTACGCCAGCCTCGAGAAGCTGGTGAACGACGTGCTCCTGTCGGGTGGCAAGAGCTCTTGA